Proteins from a single region of Dyadobacter fanqingshengii:
- a CDS encoding DUF5690 family protein: MRLQKALQRSNTLFIAWAVIASFGAYFCMYAFRKPFNAGLYQGLELGDVSYKAILIIAQVAGYTLSKFAGIKVISELQHSSRIKLILSLILVAEIALLFFGLVPYPYNFIFLFINGLPLGMVYGVVFSFLEGRRFTEMLAMGLNISVVVASGILKTTYIELHTMLPGISEFWMPVFMGALFLPFFCFFVWMLSVIPKPTQEDIQLRTERKPMTREDKRLVMAQFGFPIVCLVVFYATLVVLRDFRDNFTIEIWNEIDANWGSSVFTTTEMITGVVVLVIIGSLAFVRDNVKGFRLTNLILFSSIFLMGAGTFLFQQGKINGFYWMLMVGLGTFLAYTVLQTVIFERMIALFRMKANAGFFVYICESIGYLGSVALLLYKEFFMKDLSWSKVLMQFTYIQFFLGFVLLACANIYLEKIRTSRDQKADDSSLAAA, from the coding sequence ATGCGTTTACAAAAAGCATTGCAGCGTTCCAACACGCTGTTCATTGCCTGGGCTGTCATTGCCTCATTTGGAGCTTATTTTTGCATGTATGCGTTCCGGAAACCCTTTAATGCAGGTCTTTATCAGGGACTCGAACTCGGCGACGTCAGTTACAAAGCGATCCTGATCATTGCGCAGGTTGCGGGTTATACACTTTCTAAATTCGCAGGGATCAAGGTCATTTCCGAGTTGCAACACAGCTCCCGGATCAAGCTTATTCTTTCTTTAATCCTTGTTGCTGAAATCGCATTGCTTTTCTTCGGACTTGTTCCTTACCCTTACAATTTTATTTTCCTGTTTATCAATGGCCTGCCTCTCGGCATGGTTTATGGTGTTGTTTTTAGCTTTCTGGAAGGTCGCAGGTTTACGGAAATGCTTGCTATGGGGCTGAACATCAGCGTTGTGGTGGCTTCGGGGATTTTGAAAACTACTTACATTGAACTCCACACCATGCTTCCCGGTATTTCGGAATTCTGGATGCCGGTGTTTATGGGCGCATTGTTCCTGCCGTTTTTCTGCTTTTTTGTATGGATGCTTTCGGTTATTCCAAAACCCACGCAGGAAGACATTCAGCTGCGAACCGAGCGGAAGCCGATGACGAGAGAGGATAAGCGACTTGTTATGGCGCAATTTGGCTTTCCGATCGTTTGTCTGGTCGTTTTCTACGCAACGCTTGTCGTATTGCGCGATTTCCGGGACAATTTTACCATTGAAATATGGAACGAGATCGATGCAAACTGGGGAAGCAGCGTTTTCACGACAACGGAAATGATCACCGGAGTTGTGGTGCTCGTGATTATCGGCAGTCTGGCTTTTGTACGCGACAATGTCAAGGGTTTCCGCCTTACCAACCTGATCCTGTTCTCCTCTATTTTCCTGATGGGCGCTGGGACTTTCCTGTTTCAGCAAGGGAAAATCAATGGCTTTTACTGGATGCTAATGGTGGGATTGGGGACTTTCCTGGCGTACACAGTGCTGCAAACGGTTATTTTTGAGCGCATGATCGCCCTTTTCAGGATGAAGGCCAATGCAGGGTTTTTCGTTTATATCTGCGAAAGCATTGGTTATCTCGGAAGTGTGGCTCTGCTGCTGTATAAGGAGTTCTTCATGAAAGACCTGAGCTGGTCCAAAGTGCTGATGCAGTTCACTTACATTCAATTCTTCCTTGGCTTTGTACTGCTGGCATGTGCCAACATTTACCTGGAAAAAATCAGAACCTCACGCGACCAGAAAGCAGACGATTCCAGCCTGGCGGCTGCATAA
- the nhaA gene encoding Na+/H+ antiporter NhaA produces MAKLINLRPFKEFLQSGSAGGIILIICVIVSLIIANTGAGPELEALLASELGYHFGNIHLKYSLLIWINDGLMAIFFLMVGLEIKRELVEGELSSLKKAALPIFAALGGVIVPAVIFSIFNKNTPTAGGWGIPMATDIAFAIAIITMLGKKVPASLKIFLAALAIVDDLMAILVIAVFYSSDLHYTYLLYAGGIFGVLLIFNKLGVKNLAAYLIPGLFIWYFIHHSGVHATIAGVLTAFAIPTTPDATESPLEKLEHILMTPVNFVIMPVFALANTNIALESSMIQGLTTPLGLGIILGLVVGKPVGITALSWLSVKLGISARPHGAGWLHIIGVGMLGGIGFTMSVFIALLSFAGQDMILSEAKFSILTGSILSGLMGYAMLTWVSKKSAK; encoded by the coding sequence ATGGCTAAACTTATCAATCTCCGACCGTTTAAAGAATTTTTACAATCAGGATCAGCGGGTGGAATTATCCTCATTATATGCGTCATCGTTTCGCTGATCATTGCCAACACAGGTGCGGGCCCGGAATTGGAAGCTTTGCTGGCCAGCGAGCTGGGATATCATTTCGGAAACATTCACCTTAAATATTCCTTGCTGATCTGGATCAATGACGGTTTGATGGCGATCTTTTTTCTGATGGTGGGATTAGAGATAAAGAGAGAGTTGGTTGAGGGAGAATTATCATCTTTGAAGAAGGCAGCATTGCCCATTTTCGCGGCGCTTGGGGGTGTGATCGTGCCCGCGGTGATTTTTTCAATTTTCAATAAAAATACGCCGACCGCCGGGGGCTGGGGAATTCCCATGGCCACAGACATCGCTTTTGCGATTGCCATCATTACCATGTTGGGCAAAAAAGTGCCTGCCTCACTAAAAATTTTCCTCGCCGCACTCGCCATTGTAGACGATTTAATGGCCATTCTGGTCATTGCTGTTTTTTACTCTTCCGATCTGCATTACACTTACTTGCTTTACGCGGGAGGAATTTTTGGTGTACTATTGATATTCAATAAACTCGGCGTCAAAAACCTCGCAGCATATCTTATCCCTGGCCTATTTATCTGGTATTTTATCCATCATTCCGGTGTACATGCAACCATTGCAGGCGTGCTCACAGCATTTGCGATTCCTACAACGCCCGACGCCACAGAATCGCCATTGGAAAAGCTGGAACATATTCTGATGACTCCCGTCAATTTTGTGATTATGCCGGTTTTTGCATTGGCTAACACCAACATTGCGTTAGAAAGCTCCATGATCCAAGGGCTCACAACGCCTCTGGGACTGGGCATAATATTGGGATTGGTTGTGGGGAAACCGGTGGGAATAACAGCACTTTCCTGGTTGTCTGTAAAGCTGGGAATCAGCGCCAGACCGCACGGCGCGGGCTGGCTTCATATCATCGGCGTGGGCATGTTGGGAGGAATTGGCTTCACCATGTCCGTTTTCATTGCGCTGCTTTCCTTCGCTGGTCAGGATATGATCCTATCCGAAGCCAAATTTTCCATCCTGACCGGCTCTATTTTGTCTGGCTTAATGGGATATGCGATGCTGACCTGGGTTAGCAAAAAGTCTGCTAAATAA